In Halopelagius longus, the following proteins share a genomic window:
- a CDS encoding Na+/H+ antiporter NhaC family protein: protein MTDSDETRDLRFRGGRLASAVPIAFFVAWAIVQSGLLGIGDTTGLIVGMLLGLIFGMFLVVGNWKGYADVVFDGMTERVAATAIVAWLWAGMFAQTIQAGGFVDGLVWAADAISVGAALFPALTFLLAALLATGIGTGYGTAIAFTALVFPAGVVLGASPVLMFGAILSGAVFGDNLAPVSDTTIVSAVTQNADIGGVVASRLKYALVAAAFAFVAYLVAGSAMARQPIDAGNVGGPSTALGLVHLLSIAVVIVTAVQGRHIIEAVSWGLLISVALNLLLGLATPAEMVAFEASRASGLVQTMDAIPVVGAFVVPVEPGNTAVSGSLYTGASDFFPLIVLVLLIVAGAEVMQVGGAFEAIQTFLLERVATTVRRAETTMVLGTALVNAMITINTAAEIAIAPYIKTLGRRFNINGYRRANILDANTSALGYIFPWGGGLLAGYTSMTGLPEQYEWFTQSMLVNPASVWPYVFHGWFLVAVFLFAAWTGYGREYVSDRESKEVSRV from the coding sequence ATGACCGACTCAGACGAAACTCGTGACCTGCGGTTTCGAGGCGGCCGCCTCGCGAGCGCCGTCCCGATAGCGTTCTTCGTCGCGTGGGCCATCGTACAGAGCGGACTACTGGGCATCGGCGACACGACGGGACTCATCGTCGGGATGCTCCTCGGACTCATCTTCGGGATGTTCCTCGTCGTCGGCAACTGGAAGGGGTACGCCGACGTGGTGTTCGACGGCATGACCGAACGGGTGGCCGCGACGGCCATCGTCGCGTGGTTGTGGGCCGGGATGTTCGCCCAGACGATTCAGGCCGGCGGCTTCGTCGACGGACTCGTCTGGGCCGCCGACGCCATCAGCGTCGGCGCGGCGTTGTTCCCGGCGCTCACCTTCCTGCTCGCCGCCCTGCTCGCGACGGGCATCGGAACCGGGTACGGGACGGCAATCGCGTTCACCGCCCTCGTCTTCCCGGCGGGCGTCGTCCTCGGCGCGAGCCCCGTCCTCATGTTCGGGGCCATCCTCTCGGGCGCGGTGTTCGGCGACAACCTCGCACCCGTCAGCGACACCACCATCGTCAGCGCCGTGACGCAGAACGCCGACATCGGCGGCGTCGTCGCCTCGCGGTTGAAGTACGCCCTCGTCGCCGCCGCCTTCGCCTTCGTCGCCTACCTCGTCGCGGGAAGCGCGATGGCGAGGCAGCCGATCGACGCGGGTAACGTCGGCGGTCCCTCGACCGCACTCGGACTCGTCCACCTCCTCTCCATCGCCGTCGTCATCGTGACGGCGGTTCAGGGCCGACACATCATCGAAGCCGTCTCGTGGGGGCTCCTCATCTCCGTCGCGTTGAACCTCCTCCTCGGACTCGCCACGCCCGCCGAGATGGTCGCATTCGAGGCGTCGCGCGCCTCCGGACTCGTACAGACGATGGACGCGATACCCGTCGTCGGCGCGTTCGTCGTCCCGGTCGAACCCGGAAACACCGCCGTCTCGGGGAGTCTCTACACCGGCGCTTCGGACTTCTTCCCCCTCATCGTCCTCGTGTTGCTCATCGTCGCGGGCGCGGAGGTGATGCAGGTCGGCGGCGCGTTCGAGGCGATACAGACGTTCCTCCTCGAACGCGTGGCCACCACCGTCCGCCGCGCGGAGACGACGATGGTCCTCGGAACCGCGCTCGTCAACGCGATGATAACGATCAACACCGCCGCCGAAATCGCCATCGCGCCGTACATCAAGACGCTCGGCCGCCGGTTCAACATCAACGGCTACCGACGGGCGAACATCCTCGACGCCAACACCTCCGCGCTGGGGTACATCTTCCCGTGGGGCGGCGGCCTGCTCGCGGGCTACACCTCGATGACGGGGCTCCCCGAGCAGTACGAGTGGTTCACCCAGTCGATGCTCGTCAACCCCGCGAGCGTCTGGCCGTACGTGTTCCACGGCTGGTTCCTCGTCGCGGTGTTCCTCTTTGCTGCGTGGACCGGATACGGACGCGAGTACGTCTCCGACCGGGAGTCCAAGGAGGTGAGTCGCGTATGA
- a CDS encoding DUF7513 family protein, translating into MSFLDFLFAEETFRAAKPAFEVGETVTAFVTGREGDAALVRVGDTILELSGAENVPVEGRVRLEIEEFDAASSRGRGRLLEVLDDRG; encoded by the coding sequence ATGAGCTTCCTCGACTTCCTGTTCGCAGAGGAGACGTTCCGCGCGGCCAAACCCGCCTTCGAAGTCGGCGAGACGGTGACGGCGTTCGTCACCGGCAGGGAGGGCGACGCCGCCCTCGTCAGAGTCGGCGACACGATACTCGAACTGTCCGGCGCGGAGAACGTGCCCGTCGAGGGGCGCGTCCGACTCGAAATCGAGGAGTTCGACGCCGCGTCGAGTCGCGGCCGCGGCCGTCTACTCGAAGTCCTCGACGACAGAGGATAG
- a CDS encoding uS10/mL48 family ribosomal protein — translation MTFVTKLTFQSGNRYELEDEVSSLKELVEKKGAECKGPHAQPPESVRVPQYRNLAPGDEFSPWEYTVYSRKLEIHGNDHIAREVGHMAFPESIHVEIEVEQKKPLGHRRD, via the coding sequence ATGACCTTCGTAACCAAACTCACCTTCCAGAGCGGGAATCGCTACGAACTCGAAGACGAAGTGTCGAGTCTCAAAGAACTCGTCGAGAAGAAGGGCGCGGAGTGCAAAGGCCCGCACGCCCAACCGCCCGAAAGCGTCCGCGTCCCGCAGTACAGGAATCTCGCGCCGGGCGACGAGTTCTCGCCGTGGGAGTACACCGTCTACTCGCGGAAACTGGAGATTCACGGCAACGACCACATCGCGCGAGAAGTCGGCCACATGGCGTTCCCCGAGAGCATCCACGTCGAGATAGAGGTCGAACAGAAGAAACCGCTCGGCCACCGACGGGACTAG
- a CDS encoding bis(5'-nucleosyl)-tetraphosphatase, producing MTVEAVSAGAILFRDTRGRREYLLLKSRPGDWEFPKGGVEGNEELQQTAIREIKEEAGIEDFRLIDGFREDYDYVFEANGKTIHKTVHLFIARSFEASAELSREHRDLQWRDYEQAINTITQDGPRDILEKAHTFLDDLLAENDEENRRYIA from the coding sequence ATGACAGTGGAAGCGGTGAGCGCTGGAGCCATCCTCTTCCGCGACACCCGCGGCCGACGGGAGTACTTACTCCTGAAGAGCCGACCGGGGGACTGGGAGTTCCCCAAGGGCGGGGTCGAGGGAAACGAGGAGCTCCAGCAGACAGCGATACGCGAAATCAAAGAGGAGGCGGGAATCGAAGATTTCCGTCTCATCGACGGGTTCCGCGAGGACTACGACTACGTGTTCGAGGCGAACGGCAAGACGATTCACAAGACGGTGCACCTGTTCATCGCGCGCTCCTTCGAGGCCAGCGCCGAACTCTCCCGAGAGCACCGCGACCTGCAGTGGCGCGACTACGAGCAGGCGATAAACACAATCACGCAGGACGGCCCGCGCGACATCCTGGAGAAGGCCCACACGTTCCTCGACGACCTCCTCGCGGAGAACGACGAGGAGAACCGGCGGTACATCGCCTGA
- a CDS encoding DUF5787 family protein, giving the protein MYPADAEFGFELLVCRWAEESWPPDGERDSAVLVARQLGTKRRRWDTVVVECDPAGLAARAQFGDRTLDSDLLHVVRNAPAEWEWYRDALPHPGYPWRYVRAAVHRAAGRGVVEKRRRGNRIEIRRVAPYPDWVRRIVAVENKPDLDASAARALSDQLERDVETGLADEVWVATAATGRRVEPALLEDVPVEVGILTVSFDPDRTDWATAAVEWHPSDVTPEDAEDDIERATTRLELAERAYGKGWRSFHETMRPDCRHFELRRFGDAFVPHCAAKGRSQTAAECAGSCPDFEPEPPAWRTKGWPIAGGPGKAIRRLLDDRRERVRQRETERAD; this is encoded by the coding sequence GTGTACCCCGCAGACGCCGAGTTCGGGTTCGAGTTGCTCGTCTGCCGGTGGGCCGAGGAGTCGTGGCCCCCGGACGGAGAGCGAGACTCGGCGGTTCTCGTCGCGCGCCAACTCGGGACGAAGCGCCGCCGGTGGGACACCGTCGTCGTCGAGTGCGACCCGGCGGGACTCGCCGCGCGCGCGCAGTTCGGCGACCGGACGCTCGATTCGGACCTCCTGCACGTCGTCCGCAACGCGCCCGCGGAGTGGGAGTGGTACCGCGACGCCCTCCCGCATCCGGGCTACCCGTGGCGGTACGTCCGCGCCGCCGTCCACCGGGCCGCGGGACGCGGCGTCGTCGAGAAGCGTCGCCGCGGCAACCGCATCGAGATTCGGCGCGTCGCGCCGTACCCCGACTGGGTGCGTCGCATCGTCGCCGTCGAGAACAAGCCCGACTTGGACGCCTCCGCCGCCCGCGCCCTCTCGGACCAACTCGAACGCGACGTGGAGACGGGACTGGCCGACGAGGTGTGGGTCGCCACCGCCGCGACGGGCCGGCGCGTCGAACCCGCGCTTCTCGAAGACGTGCCCGTCGAGGTGGGTATCCTCACGGTGTCGTTCGACCCTGACCGCACGGACTGGGCCACCGCGGCGGTGGAGTGGCACCCGAGCGACGTGACGCCCGAGGACGCCGAAGACGACATCGAACGGGCGACGACCCGCCTCGAACTGGCCGAACGCGCCTACGGCAAGGGCTGGCGGTCGTTCCACGAGACGATGCGGCCGGACTGCCGCCACTTCGAACTCCGGCGGTTCGGAGACGCGTTCGTCCCCCACTGCGCGGCGAAGGGGCGGTCACAGACCGCCGCGGAGTGCGCCGGGTCCTGCCCCGACTTCGAACCCGAACCGCCCGCGTGGCGGACGAAGGGGTGGCCGATAGCGGGCGGGCCGGGGAAGGCGATACGGCGACTGCTCGACGACAGGCGGGAACGCGTCCGACAGAGAGAAACCGAGCGCGCGGATTAG
- a CDS encoding DUF5797 family protein, translating to MALSDEEKERLADVVRLQPTKNKELQERWGLDSGSDVHRYLEDNLKEYYYRDDNSLIRATAEAAELVDVEPGVETDADEEEVPSVIRVPALESKVFEVVAGPEDRSESVVSVLNKIRDRFDDDPDVEDVRRALQSLRRKGVVEVVYRTVPTFRLAVKRDEVDVEVTD from the coding sequence ATGGCACTCTCGGACGAAGAGAAAGAACGACTCGCCGACGTCGTTCGACTCCAACCGACGAAGAACAAAGAGCTACAGGAACGGTGGGGGCTCGACTCCGGGAGCGACGTGCATCGCTATCTGGAGGACAACCTCAAGGAGTACTACTACCGCGACGACAACAGTCTCATCCGCGCCACCGCGGAGGCGGCGGAACTCGTGGACGTGGAACCGGGCGTCGAAACCGACGCCGACGAGGAGGAGGTGCCCTCGGTCATCCGCGTCCCGGCGCTCGAATCGAAGGTGTTCGAAGTCGTCGCCGGCCCCGAGGATCGCTCCGAGAGCGTCGTGAGCGTCCTCAACAAGATACGGGACCGGTTCGACGACGACCCGGACGTGGAGGACGTCCGCCGCGCCCTCCAGAGTCTCCGCCGGAAGGGCGTCGTCGAAGTCGTCTACCGCACCGTCCCGACGTTCCGCCTCGCCGTCAAACGCGACGAGGTGGACGTGGAAGTGACCGACTAA
- a CDS encoding enoyl-CoA hydratase/isomerase family protein: MAWDTVRLEWDDEVATLVIDRPDRLNALNPETLDAVEEAVTEARKAGARVLVVTGAGEKAFVAGADIERMREFDTAEAQAYAEQGHRIASAIESFPAPTVAAVNGYAFGGGCELAVACDLRVASERAVLGQTEIDLGIIPGWGGTQRLPALVGDETARRMIFFGERIDATDAYERGLVGEVVAHDQLRDRVAETAAELAEKPRHALHAAKEAINAGHEAPRSAALEHEARAWSGLFGTKDQREGMDAFVEKRDPEFE, encoded by the coding sequence ATGGCTTGGGATACCGTCCGACTGGAGTGGGACGACGAGGTGGCGACGCTCGTGATCGACCGTCCCGACCGGCTGAACGCCCTGAACCCCGAGACGCTGGACGCGGTCGAGGAGGCGGTCACCGAGGCCCGCAAAGCGGGCGCACGCGTCCTCGTCGTCACGGGCGCGGGCGAGAAGGCGTTCGTCGCCGGCGCGGACATCGAACGGATGCGGGAGTTCGACACCGCGGAGGCCCAGGCGTACGCCGAACAGGGCCACCGAATCGCCTCGGCCATCGAGTCGTTCCCTGCGCCGACTGTCGCCGCGGTCAACGGGTACGCCTTCGGCGGCGGGTGCGAACTCGCCGTGGCGTGCGACCTGCGCGTCGCCTCCGAACGGGCCGTCCTCGGACAGACCGAAATCGACCTCGGAATCATCCCCGGGTGGGGCGGCACCCAGAGACTCCCCGCACTCGTCGGCGACGAGACGGCCCGCCGGATGATATTCTTCGGCGAACGCATCGACGCGACCGACGCGTACGAACGCGGACTCGTCGGCGAGGTGGTCGCCCACGACCAACTGCGCGACCGGGTCGCGGAGACGGCCGCGGAACTCGCAGAGAAACCGCGGCACGCCCTCCACGCGGCGAAGGAGGCGATTAACGCCGGCCACGAAGCCCCGCGGTCGGCCGCCCTCGAACACGAGGCGCGGGCGTGGAGCGGACTGTTCGGGACGAAAGATCAGAGAGAAGGGATGGACGCGTTCGTCGAGAAACGCGACCCCGAGTTCGAGTAG
- a CDS encoding methyl-accepting chemotaxis protein: MDIGRFARRLRARGDETSGKRTDGGVTAEGGASSVLGETELSNRAGGLDPDVDASNETERLRKERDYWRGLFEQVVEAFPQPTFVVDADDAIAYVNDIAKQGFAKDPTDVVGRNVYDGFRLSKGNETLAQTVRKRGEAVREDGFRKIQSDDGVDWIRSAAVPLFDREGNAVGGFETAASVGDIVRQREAIVEAQTNVEQTLDEVIADATDAAERVDGALVEAASLADEQAENMDEVSGEVGSLSATVEEIAASADEVNERSEEAERLAEDSTEAGEDAVYAMEDVAESGDQAAEQTRELAAQVAEIDDIVEVINDIADQTNILALNANIEAARAGEAGEGFAVVANEVKSLANEVQKESERIEEIIHETRGDAGETVESIESVTEQVRSTADAVREMVENQNAIADEVRATSTGMNDIAAATDDQAVRTEEVASMVDTAAERSKSVRSEVTEAATANDEQMAVVEDIEASARELESVMASIDAGDGTDVIDAT, encoded by the coding sequence ATGGATATCGGTCGATTCGCCCGGCGGTTACGGGCGAGAGGGGACGAAACGAGCGGCAAACGTACCGACGGCGGCGTCACCGCCGAGGGGGGCGCGTCGTCGGTCCTCGGGGAGACGGAACTGTCGAACCGCGCCGGGGGACTCGACCCCGACGTGGACGCGTCGAACGAGACGGAGCGACTGCGGAAGGAACGCGACTACTGGCGCGGCCTCTTCGAACAGGTCGTCGAGGCGTTTCCCCAACCCACGTTCGTCGTCGACGCGGACGACGCGATAGCGTACGTCAACGACATCGCAAAGCAGGGGTTTGCCAAGGACCCCACCGACGTCGTCGGGCGGAACGTCTACGACGGGTTCCGCCTCTCGAAGGGCAACGAGACGCTCGCCCAGACGGTCCGAAAGCGGGGCGAGGCGGTCCGCGAGGACGGGTTCCGGAAGATTCAGTCCGACGACGGCGTCGATTGGATTCGCTCGGCCGCGGTCCCGCTTTTCGACCGTGAGGGGAACGCCGTCGGCGGGTTCGAGACGGCGGCTTCGGTGGGTGACATCGTCCGCCAACGCGAGGCGATAGTCGAAGCGCAGACGAACGTCGAACAGACGCTGGACGAGGTCATCGCGGACGCGACGGACGCCGCCGAACGCGTGGACGGCGCTCTCGTCGAGGCGGCGTCGCTCGCGGACGAACAGGCCGAGAACATGGACGAGGTGTCCGGGGAAGTCGGCTCTCTGTCGGCGACCGTCGAGGAGATTGCCGCCTCCGCCGACGAGGTCAACGAACGCTCCGAGGAGGCAGAACGCCTCGCGGAAGACAGCACCGAGGCCGGCGAAGACGCCGTCTACGCCATGGAGGACGTCGCGGAGAGCGGCGACCAAGCGGCCGAACAGACCCGTGAACTGGCGGCGCAAGTCGCCGAAATCGACGACATCGTCGAGGTCATCAACGACATCGCCGACCAGACGAACATCCTCGCGCTCAACGCCAACATCGAGGCGGCGCGGGCGGGCGAGGCCGGTGAAGGCTTCGCCGTCGTCGCGAACGAGGTGAAGTCGCTGGCGAACGAGGTGCAGAAGGAATCTGAACGAATCGAGGAGATCATCCACGAGACGCGCGGCGACGCCGGCGAGACGGTCGAGAGCATCGAATCGGTCACCGAGCAGGTACGTTCGACCGCGGACGCCGTCCGCGAGATGGTCGAGAACCAAAACGCCATCGCCGACGAGGTTCGCGCCACGTCGACGGGGATGAACGACATCGCGGCCGCGACGGACGACCAAGCCGTCCGGACGGAAGAGGTGGCCAGTATGGTCGATACCGCCGCCGAACGCTCGAAGTCGGTTCGCTCCGAGGTGACCGAGGCGGCGACGGCCAACGACGAACAGATGGCCGTCGTCGAGGATATCGAAGCGTCGGCGCGTGAACTCGAATCTGTGATGGCGTCCATCGACGCCGGAGACGGAACCGACGTTATCGACGCGACGTAA
- a CDS encoding methyl-accepting chemotaxis protein: MDFGWLTRRLRNRDTEAGEKRTDGGVVSDDGPAASADPSSETPNRAGGLDPDVDASNETERLRKERDYWRGLFEQVVESYPEPGFVISSDDRVAYFNESAAAAYGINREEMLGLSLEEAFQQEKKNEETFAEETLRRGEAAQEEEFREIETPGGTEWVRSNAVPLFDVEGNIVGAFETTSAVTEFVEQREAIVGAQTSVEQTLRSAVDEATDASERVDDALGEAASLAGEQAENMDEVSGEVGSLSATVEEIAASADEVNERSEEAERLAEASTEAGEDAVEAMEDVAESGDQAAEQTRELAEQVAEIDDIVEVINEIADQTNILALNANIEAARAGEAGEGFAVVANEVKSLANEVQKESERIEEIIQETRGDASETVASIESVTEEVRSNADAVREMVENQNAIAEEVRATSTGMNDIAAATDDQAVRTEEVASMVDTAAERSKSLRSEVTEAATANDEQMSVVEEIGASARELESVMSSIDSADGSDDIHLD; the protein is encoded by the coding sequence ATGGATTTCGGTTGGCTCACTCGGCGGTTACGAAACAGAGACACGGAGGCGGGGGAGAAACGGACCGACGGGGGCGTCGTTTCGGACGACGGACCCGCGGCGAGTGCGGACCCCTCTTCGGAGACGCCGAACCGCGCGGGCGGGTTGGACCCCGACGTGGACGCGTCGAACGAGACGGAGCGACTGCGGAAGGAACGCGACTACTGGCGCGGCCTCTTCGAACAGGTCGTGGAGTCGTACCCCGAACCCGGATTCGTCATCAGTTCCGACGACCGGGTGGCGTACTTCAACGAGAGCGCCGCGGCGGCCTACGGGATAAACAGAGAGGAGATGCTCGGACTGAGCCTCGAGGAGGCGTTCCAACAGGAGAAGAAGAACGAGGAGACGTTCGCCGAGGAGACGCTCCGACGCGGCGAGGCGGCCCAAGAAGAGGAGTTCCGCGAAATCGAGACGCCGGGCGGCACGGAGTGGGTTCGCTCGAACGCCGTCCCGCTTTTCGACGTCGAGGGGAACATCGTCGGCGCGTTCGAGACGACGTCCGCGGTGACGGAGTTCGTAGAGCAACGCGAGGCGATAGTCGGCGCGCAGACGAGCGTCGAACAGACGCTCCGGTCCGCCGTCGACGAGGCGACGGACGCGAGCGAACGCGTCGACGACGCACTCGGCGAGGCGGCGTCGCTCGCGGGCGAACAGGCGGAAAACATGGACGAGGTGTCCGGCGAGGTCGGCTCTCTCTCCGCCACCGTCGAGGAGATTGCCGCCTCCGCCGACGAGGTCAACGAACGCTCCGAGGAGGCAGAACGCCTCGCGGAGGCGAGTACCGAGGCGGGCGAGGACGCCGTCGAGGCGATGGAGGACGTCGCCGAGAGCGGCGACCAAGCGGCCGAACAGACCCGCGAACTCGCCGAACAGGTCGCCGAAATCGACGACATCGTCGAGGTCATCAACGAAATCGCAGATCAGACGAACATCCTCGCGCTCAACGCCAACATCGAGGCGGCGCGGGCGGGCGAGGCCGGTGAAGGCTTCGCCGTCGTCGCGAACGAGGTGAAGTCGCTGGCGAACGAGGTGCAGAAGGAATCCGAGCGCATCGAGGAGATTATCCAAGAGACGCGCGGCGACGCCAGCGAGACGGTGGCGAGCATCGAGTCCGTCACGGAGGAGGTGCGCTCGAACGCCGACGCCGTCCGCGAGATGGTCGAGAACCAGAACGCTATCGCCGAGGAAGTGCGCGCGACTTCGACGGGGATGAACGACATCGCGGCCGCGACGGACGACCAAGCCGTCCGGACGGAGGAAGTCGCGAGCATGGTCGACACCGCCGCCGAACGCTCGAAGTCGCTGCGCTCCGAGGTGACGGAGGCGGCGACGGCCAACGACGAGCAGATGTCGGTCGTCGAGGAAATCGGGGCGTCGGCGCGGGAACTCGAATCGGTGATGTCGTCCATCGACTCCGCCGACGGAAGCGACGACATCCACCTCGACTGA
- a CDS encoding DUF5789 family protein: MTENVKLSRVEPRLEELSYPISRSDAAAECSDVELQLADGEVNLGDVIADTGSESFGGSGELYEELQNALPMEALGDPRQSDGDA; encoded by the coding sequence ATGACTGAAAATGTCAAACTGAGTCGCGTCGAGCCGAGGTTGGAAGAGCTCTCCTACCCCATCTCCCGGTCCGACGCGGCGGCGGAGTGTTCCGACGTGGAGTTACAACTGGCCGACGGGGAGGTGAACCTCGGCGACGTCATCGCCGACACGGGGAGCGAATCGTTCGGCGGGTCGGGCGAACTGTACGAGGAACTCCAGAACGCGCTCCCGATGGAGGCCCTCGGCGACCCGCGACAGTCCGACGGAGACGCCTGA
- a CDS encoding transcription factor S: protein MEFCDECGSMMKTDGDKWVCGSCDYEKLRDEAKESHMTSTASREDGGVVDMSDVDDAEIGPTTTVICPKCGHDKARYEMKQIRSADESETRFFTCVECSHKWREDDH from the coding sequence ATGGAGTTCTGCGACGAATGCGGTTCGATGATGAAGACGGACGGCGATAAGTGGGTCTGCGGGAGTTGCGACTACGAGAAGCTCCGCGACGAGGCCAAGGAGTCGCACATGACCTCCACCGCCTCGCGCGAGGACGGCGGAGTCGTGGACATGTCCGACGTCGACGACGCCGAAATCGGCCCCACGACCACGGTCATCTGCCCGAAGTGCGGACACGACAAGGCGCGCTACGAGATGAAGCAGATTCGCTCGGCCGACGAGTCCGAGACGCGCTTTTTCACCTGCGTCGAGTGCAGTCACAAGTGGCGCGAAGACGACCACTGA
- a CDS encoding tRNA (adenine-N1)-methyltransferase: MYLLVHGDREYLRGPGEELHTDLGVLDVPEDAEPGDTLETHLGEEFLVRGLRGPDLFNHLERTGAPMMPRDIGLIVGHTGAAAGDRVLDAGTGTGVLSAYLGRMGAEVTTYERDAEFADVARGNMEMAGVAGNVDVRTGDLTEELDGLDGGFDLLTLDTGDAADVVRHAPELLVSGGYVAVYSPFVEQSRETSLAAREVGLSEVETFETIQREMDFGERGSRPSTAGVGHTGYLTFARNE, translated from the coding sequence GTGTACCTGCTCGTCCACGGGGACCGAGAGTACCTTCGCGGGCCGGGCGAGGAACTCCACACCGACCTCGGCGTCCTCGACGTCCCCGAGGACGCCGAACCGGGCGATACGCTGGAGACGCATCTCGGCGAGGAGTTCCTCGTCCGCGGCCTGCGCGGCCCGGACCTGTTCAACCACCTCGAACGCACCGGCGCGCCGATGATGCCGCGCGACATCGGCCTCATCGTCGGCCACACCGGCGCGGCGGCGGGCGACCGCGTCCTCGACGCCGGAACCGGCACGGGCGTCCTCTCGGCGTACCTCGGCCGGATGGGCGCGGAGGTGACGACGTACGAACGCGACGCGGAGTTCGCCGACGTGGCCCGCGGGAACATGGAGATGGCGGGCGTCGCCGGGAACGTCGACGTTCGGACGGGCGACCTGACGGAGGAACTCGACGGACTCGACGGCGGGTTCGACCTCCTCACCCTCGACACCGGCGACGCGGCGGACGTCGTCCGCCACGCGCCCGAACTGCTCGTAAGCGGCGGCTACGTCGCCGTCTACTCGCCGTTCGTCGAGCAGAGTCGCGAGACGTCGCTGGCCGCCCGCGAAGTGGGTCTCTCGGAGGTGGAGACGTTCGAGACCATCCAGCGGGAGATGGACTTCGGCGAACGCGGGTCGCGCCCCTCTACCGCGGGCGTCGGCCACACGGGCTATCTCACGTTCGCGCGGAACGAGTGA
- a CDS encoding nascent polypeptide-associated complex protein: protein MFGGGGMNPRKMKQMMKQMGIDVTELDAEEVVIKTADEELVFSDAQVTRMDAQGQETYQIVGQPESRELEGGDAGAVEASGAGGESEADESASEGGAEIPDSDIKIVAQRAEVGKDEARDALEAENGDLAAAISRLE from the coding sequence ATGTTTGGCGGAGGCGGTATGAACCCGCGGAAGATGAAACAGATGATGAAACAGATGGGCATCGACGTGACGGAGCTCGACGCCGAGGAGGTCGTCATCAAGACGGCCGACGAGGAGCTCGTCTTCTCCGACGCGCAGGTCACGCGGATGGACGCCCAAGGCCAAGAGACGTACCAGATCGTCGGCCAACCCGAATCGAGAGAGCTCGAAGGCGGCGACGCCGGGGCCGTCGAGGCGTCCGGTGCGGGCGGCGAATCGGAAGCCGACGAGTCCGCCTCGGAGGGCGGCGCCGAGATCCCCGACTCCGACATCAAAATCGTCGCCCAGCGCGCGGAGGTCGGCAAGGACGAGGCGCGAGACGCGCTCGAAGCCGAGAACGGCGACCTCGCGGCCGCTATCTCGCGGCTCGAATAA
- a CDS encoding O-methyltransferase, translating into MSDDAETIRRLVRGLAPEHDEIHAEMAAYADEHGFPIVGREAGGVLRLLARLTDAAHVFEFGSGFGYSAYWFSKGAASDAQFVLTEHDTDELDMARDFFERAGLSDRTEFREGDALSAIEEYDGPFDAVLVDHQKSRYAEAFRAVRSKVSRGGVVVADNVTHGPADAAALARYLEGESLDAPDEQTKGIASYLDAVRADPEYETVLLPVGSGLAVSVRAGRTAADA; encoded by the coding sequence ATGAGCGACGACGCCGAGACGATTCGGAGGCTCGTCCGGGGGTTGGCTCCGGAACACGACGAGATACACGCTGAGATGGCCGCCTACGCCGACGAGCACGGCTTCCCCATCGTCGGGCGGGAGGCGGGCGGAGTGCTCAGACTCCTCGCGCGCCTCACCGACGCCGCGCACGTGTTCGAGTTCGGGTCCGGATTCGGCTACTCCGCCTACTGGTTCTCGAAGGGGGCCGCGTCGGACGCGCAGTTCGTCCTCACCGAACACGACACAGACGAACTCGACATGGCCCGGGATTTCTTCGAACGCGCGGGCCTGTCCGACCGGACGGAGTTCCGCGAGGGCGACGCGCTCTCGGCCATCGAGGAGTACGACGGCCCGTTCGACGCCGTCCTCGTGGACCACCAGAAGTCGCGGTACGCGGAGGCGTTTCGGGCCGTGCGGTCGAAAGTCTCCCGCGGCGGCGTCGTCGTCGCAGACAACGTGACGCACGGCCCGGCGGACGCGGCGGCGCTCGCCCGGTACCTCGAAGGCGAATCGCTCGACGCCCCCGACGAACAGACGAAGGGCATCGCGTCGTACCTCGACGCCGTGCGGGCCGACCCGGAGTACGAGACGGTCCTGCTGCCGGTCGGTAGCGGACTGGCCGTCAGCGTCCGCGCCGGTCGGACCGCCGCCGATGCCTGA